A genome region from Clostridium pasteurianum includes the following:
- the aguA gene encoding agmatine deiminase, with translation MKSTPKTDGYRMPAEYEPHEGCFMLWPQRTDNWRCGAKYAQKAFVEVAAAIARFEKVTVCVNTDQYENAVSMLPEEVRVVEMSSNDSWMRDCGPTFVINDRGGIRGINWQFNAWGGLVDGLYFPWDKDNLVASKVCRLERIDSYKLEKFVLEGGAIHVDGEGTALVVEECLLSKGRNSDMTKIEIEEKLKEYLNVQKVIWLPRGIYLDETNEHVDNVCAFVRPGVVVLAWTDDENDPQYALSKACYKVLSSEVDARGRQIEIHKMYLPKPIYITREEAEGVDSLTTTIERTEGNRLAASYVNFYIANDGIVMPIFGDKNDEKAISLLDKLFPDREIVPIYAREILLGGGNIHCITQQQPKR, from the coding sequence ATCAAAAGCACACCTAAAACTGATGGATATAGAATGCCGGCGGAATACGAACCTCATGAGGGCTGCTTTATGTTATGGCCACAGCGCACAGATAATTGGAGATGTGGAGCAAAGTATGCGCAGAAAGCCTTTGTAGAGGTGGCAGCGGCTATAGCAAGATTTGAAAAAGTTACGGTTTGTGTAAATACGGATCAATATGAAAATGCGGTTAGTATGCTGCCAGAGGAAGTTAGAGTAGTAGAAATGTCAAGTAATGACTCATGGATGAGAGACTGTGGTCCTACTTTTGTCATAAATGATAGGGGAGGCATAAGGGGGATTAATTGGCAGTTTAATGCATGGGGAGGATTGGTAGATGGTTTATATTTTCCTTGGGATAAAGATAATTTGGTAGCCTCAAAAGTGTGCAGACTTGAAAGGATAGATAGTTATAAGTTAGAAAAATTTGTTCTAGAGGGTGGAGCTATTCATGTAGACGGGGAAGGGACTGCATTGGTAGTAGAAGAGTGTCTTTTAAGTAAAGGGCGAAATTCAGATATGACTAAAATAGAGATTGAAGAAAAATTAAAGGAATATCTAAATGTGCAGAAGGTTATATGGCTCCCTAGAGGTATATATTTAGATGAGACCAATGAACATGTTGATAATGTATGTGCTTTTGTTAGACCAGGAGTAGTGGTACTTGCATGGACTGATGATGAGAATGATCCACAATATGCTTTATCAAAGGCCTGCTATAAGGTATTGAGCAGTGAAGTAGATGCAAGAGGAAGACAGATTGAAATACATAAAATGTATTTGCCTAAGCCGATATACATTACTAGAGAAGAGGCAGAAGGAGTAGATAGCTTAACTACAACAATTGAAAGAACTGAGGGAAATAGACTTGCAGCCTCTTATGTTAATTTTTATATTGCAAATGATGGAATTGTAATGCCTATTTTTGGTGATAAAAATGATGAAAAAGCAATAAGTTTACTGGATAAGCTATTTCCTGATAGAGAAATTGTTCCAATATATGCAAGGGAAATATTGCTTGGTGGGGGAAACATACATTGTATTACTCAGCAGCAGCCTAAAAGATAA
- the aguB gene encoding N-carbamoylputrescine amidase: MRLVKVAATQMAASWDLEENLKKAEGLVREAAACGANIVLLQELFETPYFCQQERYEYLKLATKLEDNKAVKLFKKVAKELKIVLPISFFERAGNVTFNTVAIIDADGTILGKYRKTHIPDGHSYEEKFYFSPGDTGFKVWDTAYGKIGVGICWDQWFSESARCMALMGAEILFYPTAIGSEPVLKYDSQPHWQRVMQGHAACNIMPLVASNRIGTEVDDTSMTFYGSSFIADPTGEIVAQADRESEGVLVAEFDLDAIREKRWGWGIFRDRRPEMYGAIMKLDAL; the protein is encoded by the coding sequence ATGAGATTAGTAAAGGTAGCAGCTACTCAAATGGCTGCATCGTGGGATTTGGAGGAGAATTTAAAAAAAGCTGAAGGTTTGGTAAGAGAGGCAGCAGCATGTGGAGCCAATATAGTGCTTCTTCAAGAATTATTTGAAACTCCTTATTTTTGCCAGCAGGAGAGGTACGAATATCTTAAATTAGCAACAAAACTTGAAGACAATAAAGCTGTTAAGCTATTTAAAAAAGTTGCAAAAGAATTAAAGATAGTATTACCAATAAGTTTTTTTGAAAGAGCAGGAAATGTAACTTTTAATACTGTAGCTATTATAGATGCAGATGGAACAATCCTTGGAAAATACAGAAAAACTCATATACCAGATGGACATTCCTACGAGGAAAAGTTTTATTTTTCACCTGGGGATACGGGATTTAAGGTTTGGGATACAGCTTATGGAAAGATAGGGGTAGGTATTTGCTGGGATCAATGGTTCTCAGAATCCGCTAGGTGTATGGCATTAATGGGTGCTGAAATATTATTTTATCCTACAGCTATAGGATCTGAACCAGTACTTAAGTATGACAGTCAGCCGCACTGGCAAAGGGTAATGCAGGGACATGCAGCCTGTAATATAATGCCACTAGTAGCATCTAATAGAATTGGTACAGAGGTAGATGATACATCTATGACATTTTATGGATCTTCATTTATAGCTGATCCTACTGGTGAAATAGTAGCTCAAGCTGATAGAGAAAGTGAAGGTGTATTAGTGGCTGAGTTTGATTTAGATGCTATTCGTGAAAAAAGGTGGGGATGGGGAATTTTTAGAGACAGGCGACCAGAAATGTATGGGGCGATTATGAAACTAGATGCTCTGTAG
- a CDS encoding LuxR C-terminal-related transcriptional regulator: MKNEFNLIRTKLIAPIPRKNYIKREGIINELKNIFDYKITIVKGAAGSGKSTLLSSFIKDKKLKHVKWINLDSENNEIYSFWYYFIEAISDYLPGKSEKLINNLNGMANSEEILEIISYMINKLCIEEDILIVFDDYHHIKDKNLNLTVKYLIKYSPQNVHYAFLTREEFPIYLGELRVRDELLEINETELRFSKAECSDFMHNTLKLDISEEDMNKIFNISEGWIGGLQFTALALKNKGHIEKINVLNKYVIEYLTEEILKGLNSRESKFLIKTSILKYFNSDLTDYVLEITDSTDIINSLVDKNLFIITLNEEENVFRYHHLFNEFLNISFNKLAEEEKKVLHLRAYNFLKENGDVNESIRHLFSIKAYEKAIPLIEKNISDPKSWIHMKELPLENLITSNELIVQRIFYHFSNLQVDECKDIINYIEKNGSREAKSLANMSKIYVYNYCSGVKEEDLKLVEKLKLSEITKAVIYLNMQPIFLSKNEYEKVIKYAVEADKIAKKHNMFFLSVFAKCQIAIILEDMGEYSKVMDKYKDIKILTDKSGFNGAYKSLYYLGVAGIYMKRYEIAKSEKCLKLAAEKIGQKHAFTKPGIIYNEMELRFIKHEFEEGKKIVDGLSKIYVDSFIPLQICTAEFRYMLPMKFYQKEDLHQFKSMFEKEKNYGKYIRPEDKIVYSRVLYLLSEKHEAIKTLDEVLEFCRKYSIITNLIDGIIVKIMLLKEDFELKKREIYNLLRESLHYSIKNEYLRVYVIEGKPLLNLIKKLKNDKNIELTSKEKEFIQKIIDIEEPNETKKDELLSEREKEVLSVLCEGHSNKEIGEILNISLATVKTHILNIYSKLQVSNRVQAVEKAKKVGLK, translated from the coding sequence ATGAAAAATGAATTTAATTTGATAAGAACAAAGCTTATAGCACCAATTCCAAGAAAGAATTATATCAAAAGAGAAGGAATTATAAATGAGCTAAAGAATATATTTGATTATAAGATAACAATAGTTAAGGGAGCAGCAGGCAGCGGAAAATCGACACTGCTCTCTTCCTTTATAAAGGATAAAAAACTTAAACATGTAAAGTGGATAAATTTAGACTCAGAGAATAATGAAATTTATTCATTCTGGTATTATTTTATAGAAGCAATTTCAGATTACTTACCAGGAAAAAGTGAAAAACTTATTAATAACCTAAACGGAATGGCAAACAGTGAGGAAATCCTAGAAATAATATCTTACATGATAAATAAACTGTGTATTGAAGAAGATATTTTGATAGTATTTGATGATTATCATCACATTAAAGATAAAAACTTAAACTTAACAGTAAAGTATCTTATAAAATATTCACCACAAAATGTTCACTATGCATTTTTAACACGTGAAGAATTCCCAATCTATTTAGGCGAACTTAGAGTTAGAGATGAACTTTTAGAAATTAATGAAACTGAACTTAGATTTTCAAAAGCGGAATGCTCAGATTTTATGCATAATACGCTGAAGCTTGATATATCTGAAGAAGACATGAATAAAATTTTTAATATTTCTGAAGGCTGGATAGGTGGACTTCAATTTACAGCTTTAGCATTAAAAAATAAAGGACATATTGAAAAAATTAATGTTTTAAATAAGTATGTCATTGAATATTTAACAGAAGAAATATTAAAAGGACTTAATTCACGTGAAAGTAAGTTTCTTATAAAAACCTCTATACTTAAGTATTTTAATTCGGATTTAACAGACTATGTGTTAGAAATAACTGATTCAACAGATATAATAAATTCTTTGGTTGATAAAAATTTGTTTATAATAACTCTTAATGAAGAGGAAAATGTATTTAGGTACCATCATCTTTTCAATGAATTTTTGAATATAAGCTTTAACAAATTGGCTGAGGAAGAAAAAAAGGTGCTTCACCTAAGAGCATATAATTTTTTAAAGGAAAATGGAGATGTAAATGAAAGTATACGACATCTTTTTTCTATAAAAGCTTATGAAAAGGCCATACCTCTTATAGAAAAAAATATTTCAGATCCAAAATCATGGATACATATGAAAGAGCTACCGCTTGAAAACTTAATAACTAGTAATGAACTTATTGTACAGCGAATTTTTTATCATTTTTCAAATCTTCAAGTAGATGAGTGTAAAGACATAATAAATTATATTGAGAAGAATGGTTCGAGGGAAGCCAAGTCTCTTGCTAATATGTCTAAAATATATGTTTACAATTATTGCAGTGGAGTTAAAGAAGAGGATTTAAAATTGGTGGAAAAGCTTAAGTTAAGTGAAATTACCAAGGCAGTTATATATCTTAATATGCAACCTATATTTTTGAGTAAAAATGAGTATGAAAAGGTAATAAAATATGCAGTAGAAGCTGATAAAATTGCTAAAAAGCATAATATGTTTTTCTTAAGTGTTTTTGCCAAATGCCAAATAGCAATTATACTTGAGGATATGGGCGAATACTCTAAAGTTATGGATAAATATAAAGATATTAAAATTCTAACTGATAAAAGTGGTTTTAATGGTGCATATAAAAGCCTCTATTATCTTGGGGTTGCGGGAATATATATGAAAAGATATGAGATAGCCAAATCAGAAAAATGTTTAAAGTTAGCAGCCGAAAAAATAGGTCAAAAACACGCATTTACAAAGCCAGGAATTATTTATAATGAAATGGAGCTTAGATTTATAAAACACGAATTTGAAGAAGGAAAAAAGATTGTAGACGGACTTTCAAAAATATATGTAGATTCCTTTATACCTCTTCAAATTTGTACAGCTGAATTTAGATACATGCTTCCAATGAAATTTTATCAAAAGGAAGATTTGCATCAATTTAAAAGTATGTTTGAAAAAGAAAAAAATTATGGAAAATATATAAGACCAGAAGATAAAATAGTTTACTCAAGAGTACTATACTTACTTTCAGAAAAACATGAAGCTATAAAAACCCTAGATGAAGTTTTAGAATTCTGTAGAAAATACTCTATAATAACCAATCTTATAGATGGAATTATAGTAAAAATAATGCTTCTTAAAGAGGATTTTGAGCTTAAAAAAAGAGAAATATATAATTTGCTTAGAGAATCACTTCATTACAGCATAAAAAATGAATATTTAAGAGTGTATGTAATTGAAGGTAAACCACTGCTTAATCTTATTAAAAAACTTAAAAATGATAAAAATATTGAGCTTACAAGTAAGGAAAAAGAATTTATTCAAAAAATAATTGATATAGAAGAGCCAAATGAAACCAAGAAGGATGAGCTTTTAAGTGAAAGGGAAAAAGAAGTTTTAAGTGTACTTTGTGAGGGTCATTCCAATAAGGAAATAGGGGAAATTTTAAATATATCCCTTGCAACTGTAAAAACCCATATCCTTAATATTTATTCTAAACTTCAAGTTTCAAATAGAGTACAGGCGGTAGAAAAGGCAAAGAAAGTAGGGCTGAAATAA
- a CDS encoding ABC transporter permease: protein MNVFNIFKNNFYRLMAKKILIINVIIFIPLMIIGGVYFNSKMETKANIAIVSNNHKLNMSNKYIKFNVVKEEPSMSDLVLNKYDAVIKDNGKGNFKITTIKSDKLKNQIEYFLKNSNSAVKTSDAQNKRGVGTSIIGFLIMIVLMMQINFMLFYPEDRDFGTFRRILISPVSGSKYLIAQGVFVFTVAFIPTYVAVIAVNAILNVNIGFSYITFAGLLALLLLFGTAFALLITSCVDDVDNAAMLGNSIVMITSILAGSFYSFTDDNKILDSIVKTIPFKGYLTLVQGIENGNSLSNYSGHLTYILALTLVLFTLGVFITKRNLKTGKY, encoded by the coding sequence ATGAATGTATTTAATATATTTAAAAATAATTTTTATAGGTTAATGGCTAAAAAAATATTAATTATAAATGTAATTATATTTATTCCACTTATGATAATAGGGGGAGTTTACTTTAATTCAAAAATGGAGACTAAGGCAAATATAGCAATAGTTTCAAATAATCATAAATTAAATATGAGTAATAAATATATTAAGTTCAATGTGGTGAAGGAAGAGCCTAGTATGTCAGACCTTGTACTTAATAAGTATGATGCCGTAATTAAGGATAATGGAAAAGGTAATTTTAAAATAACCACAATTAAAAGTGATAAATTAAAAAATCAAATTGAATACTTTTTAAAAAATTCAAATTCAGCTGTTAAGACTTCAGATGCGCAAAATAAAAGAGGCGTTGGAACTAGTATAATAGGCTTTTTAATAATGATAGTTTTAATGATGCAAATTAATTTTATGCTCTTTTACCCAGAGGATAGGGACTTTGGCACTTTTAGGAGAATATTAATATCACCAGTTAGCGGAAGTAAGTATCTAATTGCACAGGGGGTCTTTGTTTTTACAGTAGCTTTTATACCAACTTATGTTGCTGTAATAGCAGTTAATGCTATACTTAATGTGAATATTGGCTTTAGCTATATTACCTTTGCAGGACTTTTAGCATTACTTTTGTTATTTGGTACAGCTTTTGCACTTTTAATCACTTCTTGTGTAGATGACGTAGACAATGCGGCGATGCTTGGAAATTCAATAGTTATGATAACATCAATTTTAGCAGGAAGCTTTTATTCCTTTACAGATGACAATAAGATTTTAGATTCAATAGTTAAAACAATTCCCTTTAAAGGATATTTGACTTTAGTTCAAGGAATTGAAAATGGTAATAGTTTATCAAATTATTCTGGACATCTAACTTATATTTTAGCTTTAACTTTAGTACTATTTACGCTTGGAGTTTTTATTACAAAAAGAAATTTGAAAACTGGAAAATACTGA
- a CDS encoding ABC transporter permease codes for MNLFKMFKMDFINTAKNPTLFLCNTVFPAIIILIMGFITKGSYGTKVTSYDYYGVTMTIFFVFNIALTESNTFMEKKIKPGNVRLIYSPTHTSSIFLSKILSCSAFAGICYTILMIVEDKVFNINLGGENFIYVLILMLLFILFMCCFGAFMCCIFKSEEATNKIVSPVLTVLGIFGGMFFPIDSLGSAVQKLSYISPLKWINDCILKIIYDKDFSMFIPTMATLIVGSIILVLLCKAIFKPEAYI; via the coding sequence GTGAATTTATTTAAAATGTTTAAAATGGACTTTATAAATACTGCAAAAAATCCAACACTTTTTCTTTGTAATACAGTATTTCCGGCAATTATTATTTTAATAATGGGATTTATAACCAAAGGAAGTTATGGAACTAAAGTTACTTCTTATGATTATTATGGAGTTACTATGACAATTTTTTTCGTATTTAATATAGCACTTACAGAATCTAATACCTTTATGGAAAAGAAAATTAAGCCAGGAAATGTTAGACTTATTTATTCCCCAACACATACTTCAAGTATATTTTTATCTAAAATATTATCCTGTTCTGCATTTGCAGGAATATGTTATACAATTTTGATGATAGTAGAAGATAAAGTTTTTAATATAAATCTTGGAGGAGAAAATTTTATATATGTCTTAATATTAATGCTGCTTTTTATACTTTTTATGTGCTGCTTTGGAGCCTTTATGTGTTGTATTTTTAAAAGTGAGGAAGCTACAAATAAAATTGTTTCACCAGTGCTTACAGTGCTTGGAATCTTTGGAGGAATGTTTTTTCCTATAGATAGCCTTGGCAGTGCAGTTCAAAAATTGTCTTATATCTCTCCACTAAAATGGATAAATGACTGCATCTTAAAAATAATTTATGATAAAGATTTTTCTATGTTTATACCAACAATGGCAACATTAATAGTAGGTTCAATAATATTAGTACTTTTGTGTAAAGCAATTTTTAAACCGGAGGCGTATATTTAA
- a CDS encoding ABC transporter ATP-binding protein, translated as MENIIEVKNLEKGYRNKKAVNGISFNVIAGEVLGFLGPNGAGKSTTINILSTALKSDGGEIKFDGQNIKENTLYVKKNIGIVPQDLAIYEDISAERNVKFFASLYGLKGENLKEKVKEALEFVGLYDRKNDKPKTFSGGMKRRLNIACAIAHNPKLIIMDEPTVGIDPQSRNHILDSIKKLQKKGATIIYTTHYMEEVEEISDRIIIMDHGTIIAEGTKEKLKENIQDEKVYTIEADNVAKLRDDDFFEVEGVKKVNILKNRVEIVCLNTVENLDKLIMVMMNKHCKINNITTNTASLERVFLNLTGRSLRD; from the coding sequence TTGGAAAATATAATAGAAGTTAAAAACTTAGAAAAAGGATATAGGAACAAAAAAGCAGTAAATGGAATCAGCTTTAATGTAATAGCAGGAGAAGTACTTGGATTTTTAGGTCCTAATGGTGCCGGAAAAAGCACAACCATAAATATACTGTCTACAGCTTTAAAATCAGACGGCGGAGAAATTAAATTCGATGGACAAAATATTAAGGAGAACACACTTTATGTAAAAAAAAATATAGGAATAGTTCCACAGGATTTAGCAATATATGAAGACATCTCGGCAGAAAGAAACGTTAAATTCTTTGCAAGCTTATACGGTCTTAAAGGGGAAAATTTAAAAGAAAAAGTCAAGGAAGCACTTGAATTTGTAGGTTTATATGATAGAAAAAATGACAAGCCAAAAACTTTTTCAGGTGGTATGAAAAGAAGACTTAATATAGCCTGTGCTATAGCACATAATCCAAAGCTCATAATAATGGATGAGCCTACTGTTGGAATAGATCCTCAATCGAGAAATCATATTTTGGATTCCATAAAGAAGCTTCAAAAAAAAGGAGCAACAATAATATACACAACCCACTACATGGAAGAAGTAGAAGAAATATCAGACAGGATAATCATAATGGATCACGGAACTATTATTGCTGAAGGGACAAAAGAAAAGCTTAAGGAAAATATTCAGGATGAAAAAGTGTATACCATAGAAGCTGATAATGTAGCAAAATTAAGAGATGATGATTTCTTTGAGGTTGAAGGAGTTAAGAAAGTAAATATTTTAAAAAACAGAGTGGAAATAGTATGCCTAAATACAGTTGAAAACTTGGATAAGTTAATTATGGTCATGATGAATAAGCACTGCAAAATAAATAATATAACAACCAATACAGCTTCACTTGAAAGAGTGTTTTTAAATCTTACAGGAAGAAGCCTTAGGGACTAG
- a CDS encoding ketopantoate reductase family protein: MKILILGTGVIGTLYGHALSHHHEVTHFVRKNKLKLMNGKTISYDIIDERKDKKHMNTTGEYTYKCAAEITEDYDLIMIPVNTYELNDALKTLAYKAPNAKYLIFTLNWKGTYEIDKYLKKDQYIMGYAGGGGTFKGDLLWGNIGNDISLGTVYDVQKTLLDVTVKTFKICGIEPEIPSNILHWLWVHNVGASPFGVGLSKYSSLNEMLKDKKLVKTCFEAMREGYKICERRGVKLKEFPEVKMMSIPFFILYPMFKRNFEKNPIMQRYTAHAFKAIDEMKYNFREILSSGMELNMNIPSMEKLSKLL; encoded by the coding sequence ATGAAAATATTAATATTAGGAACAGGTGTCATTGGCACACTTTATGGGCATGCACTTTCACATCATCATGAAGTTACTCACTTTGTCAGGAAAAACAAACTTAAACTTATGAATGGCAAAACTATATCTTACGACATTATAGACGAGCGTAAGGATAAAAAACACATGAACACAACAGGTGAATATACATATAAATGTGCAGCAGAAATAACTGAAGACTACGATTTGATTATGATTCCAGTGAATACATATGAGTTGAATGATGCACTTAAAACTCTGGCATATAAAGCACCTAATGCTAAGTATTTAATTTTTACTTTAAATTGGAAAGGAACTTACGAAATAGATAAATATTTAAAGAAGGATCAATATATTATGGGGTACGCTGGTGGTGGCGGAACCTTTAAAGGGGATTTGCTATGGGGGAATATAGGTAATGATATATCCCTTGGCACTGTATATGATGTTCAAAAAACATTGTTAGATGTGACAGTAAAAACTTTTAAAATCTGCGGCATTGAGCCTGAAATCCCATCCAATATACTTCATTGGTTATGGGTACATAACGTTGGTGCAAGCCCATTTGGAGTTGGACTTTCAAAATATAGTAGTTTAAATGAAATGTTAAAAGATAAAAAACTAGTAAAAACATGCTTTGAAGCTATGCGTGAAGGTTACAAAATTTGTGAAAGGAGAGGTGTTAAATTAAAAGAATTTCCAGAAGTAAAAATGATGTCTATACCATTTTTTATACTTTATCCGATGTTTAAACGCAACTTTGAAAAGAACCCAATAATGCAGCGCTATACGGCGCATGCTTTTAAAGCAATTGATGAAATGAAATATAATTTTAGAGAGATACTTAGCTCAGGAATGGAGTTAAATATGAATATCCCGAGCATGGAAAAGCTTAGTAAGTTACTTTAA
- a CDS encoding TetR/AcrR family transcriptional regulator, whose amino-acid sequence MSRTNINFDNKRNELANRLWDIFIAKGYENTTLSLIIKELDISKGAFYHYFSSKEECADAAIENRVSFWINGVSSAVSGKLNAIDRLKQIFLKCIKINTGSQQDEKINDPSNKIFHQKLMVALIKGFSPIYADIISQGNNEGFFKVRYPLETAEIMLTISNFYMDEDLFKWKPEAMSIKFAAFKEVLTNILETDEKTLNFMDELVV is encoded by the coding sequence ATGTCAAGAACAAATATAAACTTTGATAATAAAAGAAATGAACTAGCAAATAGGCTGTGGGATATATTTATTGCGAAAGGGTATGAAAATACTACACTTTCACTTATAATTAAGGAATTAGACATTTCTAAAGGTGCTTTTTATCATTATTTTTCTTCAAAAGAAGAATGTGCAGATGCAGCAATAGAAAATCGAGTTTCTTTTTGGATTAATGGAGTCTCAAGTGCAGTATCAGGAAAGCTAAATGCTATAGATAGATTAAAACAAATATTTTTGAAATGTATAAAAATAAATACAGGTAGCCAGCAAGATGAAAAGATTAATGATCCATCAAATAAAATATTTCATCAAAAATTAATGGTTGCACTTATTAAAGGATTTTCACCTATCTATGCAGATATAATTTCACAGGGTAATAATGAGGGCTTTTTTAAGGTTAGATATCCGTTAGAGACAGCAGAAATTATGCTTACCATTTCAAATTTTTATATGGATGAAGATTTATTTAAATGGAAACCTGAAGCGATGTCTATAAAATTTGCTGCTTTTAAAGAAGTTCTCACAAATATTTTAGAGACAGATGAAAAAACGTTAAATTTTATGGATGAATTAGTGGTTTAG
- a CDS encoding MDR family MFS transporter: protein MNSKKKNIVIALMVAMFLGAVEGTVVTTAMPTIVRELHGFSKISLVFSVYLLTAAITTPIYGKLADLYGRRNILCIGIIIFLIGSALCGTSMNIYMLIVFRGIQGMGAGSIFTVSFTIVGDVFPIEERAKVQGWISSVWGIASLVGPFIGGLLIDYLSWHWIFYVNIPFGILSVILLQKNMAETIKKEEHSVDYKGIIVLSAAIVIFLLAVLGIGTSGTILSFKTTVPVLCTIILLIVFYLIETKAPEPLIPFEIFNLKVNVINLISFLICAILVGTDVYLPIYIQNILGFNATISGLSLASMSISWLMSSFILSKLLPKYGEKIIIFASALIIFMSSICLYTLNTESSLIFLIGYAFIMGFGYGGILTTMTIVIQESVDAKNRGAAMASNSLLRTIGQTIGVSIFGVVFNLGITKYLSMKSINNVNPDNLYGTTAAIKSLISSANVKASLNYGFHSIILIFIGISILCCVFSAVISNSLKKNKAS from the coding sequence ATGAATTCAAAAAAGAAAAATATAGTTATTGCATTAATGGTTGCCATGTTTTTGGGGGCAGTAGAGGGAACTGTAGTAACTACTGCAATGCCTACAATTGTTAGGGAACTGCATGGGTTTAGTAAAATTAGTTTGGTATTTTCAGTTTATCTTTTAACTGCTGCCATTACTACGCCAATTTATGGTAAGCTCGCGGATCTATATGGCAGAAGAAATATTTTATGTATTGGAATTATAATATTTTTAATCGGAAGTGCACTTTGTGGAACATCCATGAATATATATATGTTAATAGTATTTAGGGGCATACAGGGGATGGGTGCAGGCTCCATTTTTACAGTATCCTTTACTATTGTTGGAGATGTATTTCCGATAGAGGAAAGAGCTAAAGTGCAGGGATGGATAAGCTCTGTATGGGGAATTGCCAGCCTTGTTGGTCCCTTTATAGGAGGACTTTTAATAGATTATTTGTCCTGGCATTGGATTTTCTATGTGAATATACCCTTTGGAATTTTGTCGGTAATTCTTCTGCAAAAAAATATGGCAGAAACTATTAAAAAAGAAGAACATTCAGTGGATTATAAAGGAATAATAGTGTTATCAGCTGCTATTGTAATATTTTTGTTAGCTGTATTAGGTATAGGCACAAGTGGAACAATTCTTTCATTTAAGACTACAGTGCCAGTATTATGTACAATAATTTTACTTATTGTATTTTATTTAATAGAAACTAAGGCACCAGAGCCGCTCATACCTTTTGAGATATTTAATTTAAAAGTAAACGTAATAAATTTAATAAGCTTTCTTATTTGTGCAATATTAGTAGGTACAGATGTTTATTTGCCTATATACATTCAGAATATTTTAGGCTTTAATGCTACTATATCGGGATTATCATTAGCATCAATGTCAATCTCATGGCTTATGTCATCATTTATTTTATCGAAATTACTGCCAAAGTATGGAGAAAAAATTATTATTTTTGCTTCTGCTTTAATAATATTTATGAGTTCTATTTGTTTATATACATTAAATACGGAGTCTTCCTTAATTTTTCTTATAGGGTATGCGTTTATCATGGGATTCGGATATGGAGGAATTCTTACAACAATGACTATAGTTATACAGGAATCTGTTGATGCTAAGAATAGGGGCGCAGCAATGGCTTCAAACTCTTTACTAAGAACTATAGGGCAAACTATAGGTGTTTCAATATTTGGTGTTGTATTCAATTTAGGGATTACTAAATATTTAAGTATGAAATCAATTAATAATGTAAATCCGGATAATTTATATGGCACAACAGCAGCGATTAAAAGTCTTATTTCTAGTGCCAATGTAAAAGCATCTTTAAATTACGGATTTCATTCAATAATATTAATATTTATTGGAATATCAATATTATGCTGCGTATTTTCTGCTGTAATATCTAATTCGCTTAAGAAAAATAAAGCGAGTTAA